From a single Bacillus pumilus genomic region:
- a CDS encoding spore maturation protein — MSLINWLSLALIPLIIAGILIAGTIKKVPTYETFVEGGKEGIQIAFSIIPYLVGMLVAITIFRASGALDFVMGLLKPLFTAIGFPAEVVPLAFIRPISGTAALGMTSDLIATYGPDSFIGQLAAVMQGSTDTTLYILTVYFGAVGIKKMGDALKVGLLADLIGVIASVIIVSLLFSGA; from the coding sequence GTGTCATTGATTAACTGGCTGTCACTTGCTTTGATCCCACTGATCATCGCAGGGATTTTAATTGCAGGAACCATAAAAAAGGTACCGACCTATGAAACATTTGTCGAGGGTGGGAAAGAGGGCATTCAAATTGCCTTTTCAATCATTCCTTATTTAGTCGGTATGCTTGTCGCCATTACGATCTTCCGTGCGTCAGGTGCGCTTGATTTTGTTATGGGGCTTTTAAAACCCCTCTTTACAGCGATCGGTTTTCCAGCAGAAGTGGTGCCGCTTGCGTTTATTCGTCCGATATCAGGAACGGCTGCACTTGGGATGACATCAGACTTAATTGCGACATATGGACCAGATTCTTTTATTGGGCAGCTCGCAGCTGTTATGCAAGGGTCAACAGATACCACCCTTTACATTTTAACGGTCTATTTTGGAGCAGTTGGTATTAAAAAAATGGGAGATGCGCTGAAAGTAGGTCTGTTAGCAGACCTCATCGGCGTCATTGCATCTGTCATTATCGTTAGTTTGTTATTTAGCGGCGCCTAA
- a CDS encoding nucleoside recognition domain-containing protein, whose translation MVNLIWVFLTVIGLVYAMFNGTMEEVNEAVFKGSKEAVTISIGLISVLVFWLGLMKIAEEAGLLNFFSKLCRPFISKLFPEIPPNHPAMGYILSNLMANFFGLGNAATPLGIKAMEQMKALNGGKNEASRSMITFLAVNTSSITLVPTTVIAIRMTYGADQPTDIVGPTILATLISGIGAILIDRYFHYRRSRRG comes from the coding sequence ATGGTCAATCTAATATGGGTATTCCTCACTGTCATCGGTCTTGTTTATGCGATGTTCAACGGAACGATGGAGGAAGTAAACGAAGCAGTATTTAAGGGCTCAAAAGAAGCAGTCACCATTTCAATTGGTCTGATTAGTGTCCTTGTTTTTTGGCTTGGACTGATGAAGATTGCAGAAGAGGCTGGTCTGTTAAATTTCTTTAGTAAATTGTGCCGTCCCTTTATTTCAAAGCTATTCCCGGAAATTCCTCCTAACCATCCCGCAATGGGATATATTTTGTCCAACCTGATGGCGAATTTCTTTGGTCTCGGAAATGCCGCAACACCATTAGGGATTAAGGCGATGGAGCAGATGAAAGCATTAAATGGCGGAAAAAATGAGGCAAGCCGTTCCATGATTACATTTTTAGCGGTCAACACATCCTCTATCACACTTGTGCCAACAACCGTCATTGCGATTAGAATGACCTATGGTGCAGATCAGCCAACAGACATTGTAGGTCCGACCATTTTGGCGACACTCATTTCAGGAATCGGTGCAATTCTCATTGATCGCTATTTCCACTATCGCAGAAGCAGGCGGGGGTGA
- a CDS encoding D-alanyl-D-alanine carboxypeptidase family protein: MPYLKIGTAVLLLFTLLLPFSSHAKADISLSVSARSAILIDGQSGRVLFGKDEHEKRRIASITKIMTAVLAIESGKMKDTVKVSKRAIQAEGSSIYLKEGQKVSLEDLTYGLMLRSGNDAAVAIAEHVGGSLEGFIFMMNQKASELGMENTHFQNPHGLDDHKHHYSSAYDMAILTKYAMEHKQYQKIAGTTFYKAKTMEGYWKNKNKLLTGLYKYSTGGKTGYTKLAKRTLVSTAAKGDAALIAVTINAPDDWKDHISMFEYAFDHYKTYVLAEKGRLASLKGSFYEKKAFIKRDVDYFLNEDEKKLVEIETEMLTPQKKWKKNAEAIPDVVGKMTFLLDGQVIEQVPIFYENKQNRMPQKSFQEMFKSVFQTSIGGSSWSI; encoded by the coding sequence ATGCCCTATTTAAAAATTGGAACAGCAGTCCTTCTTCTATTTACACTCTTACTGCCTTTTTCCTCACATGCCAAAGCAGACATATCATTATCTGTGAGTGCAAGAAGCGCCATTTTAATAGATGGACAGTCAGGCAGAGTCCTATTTGGAAAGGACGAGCATGAAAAAAGGAGAATCGCGAGTATTACGAAGATTATGACGGCGGTATTAGCCATTGAATCAGGAAAAATGAAAGACACTGTCAAGGTATCAAAACGCGCGATTCAAGCAGAGGGCTCATCGATTTATTTAAAAGAAGGGCAGAAGGTGAGCTTAGAAGACTTAACGTACGGGTTAATGCTGCGTTCTGGAAATGATGCAGCTGTTGCCATTGCAGAGCATGTTGGCGGCAGTTTAGAAGGATTTATTTTTATGATGAATCAAAAAGCATCTGAACTAGGGATGGAAAATACACATTTTCAAAATCCTCATGGACTCGATGATCATAAACATCATTATTCATCAGCGTATGACATGGCCATCTTAACAAAATACGCCATGGAGCATAAACAATATCAAAAAATTGCAGGCACGACGTTTTATAAAGCGAAGACAATGGAAGGCTATTGGAAAAATAAAAATAAGCTGCTCACCGGATTATACAAATATTCAACTGGTGGGAAAACGGGATATACAAAGCTTGCAAAACGCACACTTGTTTCTACTGCGGCAAAAGGGGATGCTGCGCTGATCGCTGTGACCATTAATGCGCCAGATGATTGGAAGGATCACATCTCTATGTTTGAATATGCATTTGATCACTACAAAACATACGTACTTGCTGAAAAAGGAAGACTTGCTTCGTTAAAAGGGTCCTTTTACGAAAAAAAAGCATTTATTAAACGTGATGTGGATTATTTTCTAAATGAAGATGAGAAAAAATTAGTAGAAATTGAAACGGAAATGCTTACCCCTCAAAAGAAATGGAAAAAAAACGCCGAAGCCATCCCGGATGTTGTAGGGAAAATGACGTTTTTATTAGATGGCCAAGTGATTGAGCAAGTGCCGATTTTTTATGAGAATAAACAAAACCGAATGCCTCAAAAAAGCTTTCAAGAAATGTTTAAGTCTGTCTTTCAGACATCGATAGGCGGATCTTCATGGTCAATCTAA
- a CDS encoding YpuI family protein: MAHMNVKAQVDQAGVFLSKVTVEMNDFLNEATLSSLKRLNPEAEAYYCDILSTLRKLAVYSEDAAAVCKKISQQQTFPQQAAQQMLHRIYHQCIEEFFTPKKDTWYEDSRSAYTGKGSIVFRHEVSAEMKRLFSSLEKDFLAMREELEYTTSHQQMKMV, translated from the coding sequence ATGGCACATATGAATGTAAAGGCTCAAGTTGATCAAGCAGGCGTTTTTTTATCAAAGGTTACAGTTGAAATGAATGATTTTCTGAACGAAGCGACCTTATCCAGCTTGAAACGATTAAACCCTGAAGCGGAAGCCTATTATTGTGACATATTGAGTACATTACGGAAGCTTGCAGTGTACAGCGAGGATGCAGCGGCAGTTTGCAAAAAAATCAGCCAGCAGCAGACATTCCCGCAGCAAGCCGCACAGCAGATGCTCCACCGTATTTATCATCAATGTATTGAAGAATTTTTTACGCCGAAAAAAGATACATGGTATGAAGACAGTCGTTCCGCGTACACAGGAAAGGGCAGCATTGTGTTCCGTCATGAAGTATCCGCTGAAATGAAACGATTATTTTCTTCATTAGAAAAAGACTTTTTAGCGATGAGAGAAGAGTTAGAATATACGACATCTCATCAGCAAATGAAAATGGTATAA
- the scpB gene encoding SMC-Scp complex subunit ScpB, which produces MTLDIVNWKAILEALLYAAGDEGLTKKQLMSVLEVEEVALLDMMSAVKEEYQKQERGIELIEYADSYMLLTKKEYSIYLKKLVETPSKGLSQAALEVLAIVSYKQPITRSEVEEIRGVKSERVLHSLVAKALLCEVGRADGPGRAILYGTTPTFLEQFGLKALDELPPLPENVEADGVQEEADLFFENFNQTFEDIK; this is translated from the coding sequence ATGACGCTTGATATCGTGAATTGGAAAGCCATCTTAGAAGCGCTGCTGTATGCAGCAGGGGACGAAGGCTTAACAAAAAAACAGCTCATGTCTGTTCTTGAAGTAGAAGAGGTAGCATTACTCGACATGATGTCTGCCGTAAAAGAAGAATATCAAAAACAAGAACGAGGGATTGAGCTCATTGAATATGCAGATTCGTATATGCTGCTCACGAAAAAAGAATACAGCATTTATTTGAAAAAATTAGTCGAGACCCCATCCAAAGGTTTGTCACAGGCAGCACTAGAGGTACTCGCAATCGTTTCTTATAAACAGCCAATCACACGCAGTGAGGTAGAGGAGATCAGAGGCGTCAAATCAGAGCGGGTGCTTCATAGTTTAGTAGCCAAAGCGTTGCTCTGTGAAGTTGGACGTGCTGATGGTCCTGGAAGAGCGATTCTCTATGGGACAACACCTACCTTTTTAGAGCAGTTTGGCTTAAAAGCCTTGGATGAATTACCGCCTCTTCCAGAGAATGTGGAAGCAGATGGTGTACAAGAAGAGGCTGATCTATTTTTTGAAAACTTCAATCAAACATTTGAAGACATAAAATAG
- a CDS encoding segregation/condensation protein A translates to MLEYQVKIDSFEGPLDLLLHLINRLEIDIYDIPVAKITEQYLLYVHTMRELELDVASEYLVMAATLLSIKSRMLLPKQEEELFDEDLLEEEEDPREELIGKLIEYRKYKNAAQELKEREEERQNAFTKPPSDLSEFAKESEAKDTNLHVTVYDMLGAFQKVLNRKKITKPAPSKITRQEIPIEDKMNEIMNHLRKTKKRTNFMTLFQHDQKEHLVVTFLAVLELMKSHQIMLEQEGNFEDIYIVGSETIHDA, encoded by the coding sequence ATGCTGGAATATCAGGTGAAAATAGATTCGTTTGAAGGTCCTTTGGACTTACTTTTACATTTAATCAATCGATTGGAAATTGATATTTATGATATTCCTGTCGCTAAAATTACGGAGCAGTATTTATTATATGTCCATACAATGAGGGAGCTTGAACTTGATGTGGCAAGCGAATATTTAGTGATGGCAGCAACCCTCCTGAGTATTAAAAGCAGAATGCTCCTTCCGAAACAGGAGGAAGAGCTATTTGATGAAGACCTGCTGGAAGAAGAAGAGGACCCTCGAGAAGAGCTGATTGGCAAATTAATTGAATACCGCAAGTATAAAAATGCAGCACAAGAACTAAAGGAACGCGAGGAAGAAAGGCAAAATGCCTTTACAAAACCACCGAGTGATTTAAGTGAATTTGCAAAAGAATCGGAAGCGAAGGACACAAATTTACACGTCACGGTGTATGATATGTTAGGTGCGTTCCAAAAGGTATTGAACCGAAAAAAAATAACGAAACCAGCACCATCTAAGATTACAAGACAAGAAATCCCGATTGAAGACAAAATGAATGAGATTATGAACCATTTAAGAAAAACGAAAAAGCGGACCAATTTCATGACTCTATTTCAACATGATCAAAAGGAACACCTTGTCGTGACGTTTCTTGCTGTTCTCGAATTGATGAAAAGTCATCAAATCATGTTAGAGCAGGAAGGGAACTTTGAAGACATTTATATCGTAGGGAGTGAAACGATTCATGACGCTTGA
- a CDS encoding YjcZ family sporulation protein: MGDGYNFGGGFALIVVLFILLIIVGAAWVY, translated from the coding sequence ATGGGAGATGGCTATAACTTTGGCGGAGGATTCGCGCTTATTGTCGTGCTTTTCATCTTGCTGATCATCGTTGGCGCGGCTTGGGTTTATTAA
- a CDS encoding DUF309 domain-containing protein: MYPEAYVAFLHEFHTTRDYFECHEILEEYWKEDPPEQRKEYWVGFIQLAVALYHQRRGNGKGAKRLISNSLHLLEANRPILSNLGLDEEAFLILLRTLKKKMAEDMPYESVMIPIKDEVLLSLCKEMAQKEGLTFGQESNLSHTFLIEKHRLRDRTDVLLERKKQIERKKSRGR; encoded by the coding sequence GTGTATCCTGAAGCGTACGTGGCTTTTTTACATGAATTTCATACGACAAGAGATTATTTTGAGTGTCATGAAATTCTTGAGGAATATTGGAAGGAAGACCCACCTGAGCAGCGCAAAGAATATTGGGTTGGTTTCATTCAGCTTGCCGTTGCTTTATATCATCAAAGACGGGGAAATGGAAAAGGAGCAAAACGGCTCATTTCCAACAGCCTGCACTTGCTAGAAGCAAACCGCCCTATCTTATCAAACCTCGGCCTGGATGAGGAGGCATTTCTTATACTTCTGAGAACACTGAAAAAGAAAATGGCTGAAGACATGCCCTACGAGAGTGTCATGATCCCGATTAAAGATGAAGTGCTTCTTTCTTTATGCAAAGAAATGGCCCAAAAAGAAGGGTTGACCTTTGGACAGGAAAGCAACTTATCTCACACATTTTTGATTGAAAAACATAGACTGCGTGACCGGACAGATGTATTGCTTGAACGAAAAAAGCAGATCGAACGTAAAAAAAGCAGAGGACGGTAG
- a CDS encoding GNAT family N-acetyltransferase — translation MLIRYKRSFEKIAMGLLSFMPGEKDVKQLQQTMKSYEMDENRQLFLWKDGEDIVGAIGVLKTDDQVQIEHISVNPSHRDQGIGKEMILAVEEVFKTKTLIPNELTQGFFHKCHSETN, via the coding sequence ATGTTAATTCGTTACAAGAGGTCTTTTGAAAAAATTGCCATGGGGCTACTCTCCTTCATGCCGGGTGAGAAAGACGTCAAACAGCTTCAGCAGACGATGAAGTCGTATGAAATGGATGAAAATCGGCAGCTGTTCCTTTGGAAAGATGGCGAGGATATCGTAGGTGCCATTGGTGTGTTGAAAACAGACGACCAAGTACAAATCGAGCATATTAGTGTGAATCCATCCCATCGTGATCAAGGAATCGGCAAGGAAATGATTTTAGCCGTGGAAGAGGTATTCAAAACCAAAACACTCATTCCAAATGAATTAACGCAAGGCTTCTTTCATAAGTGTCACAGCGAAACAAATTAA
- the ribE gene encoding 6,7-dimethyl-8-ribityllumazine synthase, whose amino-acid sequence MNTIQGHVVAEGLKFAIVVARFNDFITSKLLDGAEDTLLRHGANGDDIDVVWVPGAFEIPYMAKKLAETNKYDAVITLGTVIRGATTHYDYVCNEAAKGIAQSAMSTGVPIIFGVLTTESIEQAIERAGTKAGNKGSESAAAAIEMANLNRTFR is encoded by the coding sequence ATGAATACAATACAAGGGCATGTAGTAGCAGAAGGACTAAAATTTGCAATCGTCGTAGCGAGATTTAATGATTTTATTACAAGTAAACTGCTAGATGGAGCAGAAGATACCTTGCTCAGACACGGAGCAAACGGTGACGATATTGATGTCGTGTGGGTACCGGGTGCTTTTGAAATTCCGTACATGGCTAAAAAATTAGCTGAAACAAATAAATACGATGCCGTCATTACACTTGGAACCGTGATCCGTGGCGCAACAACTCACTATGATTACGTTTGTAATGAAGCTGCTAAAGGAATTGCTCAAAGCGCTATGTCAACAGGGGTACCAATTATCTTTGGTGTACTAACAACGGAATCCATTGAACAAGCCATCGAAAGAGCCGGTACGAAAGCAGGAAATAAAGGCAGCGAATCGGCTGCAGCTGCCATTGAAATGGCGAATCTCAATCGAACGTTTCGTTAA
- the ribE gene encoding riboflavin synthase, translating into MFTGIIEEVGTVQSLSKKSADAMEIVIKCSRVLEDVHLGDSIAINGVCLTVTSYTKAQFAADVMPETVKATSLDQLTSGSPVNLERAMSSNGRFGGHFVSGHVDGTAVITRIEKKSNAIYYDLEMDKALTDMLTQKGSIAIDGVSLTIFDLRDSHVTVSIIPHTLEGTIFPTKSMGEIANIECDMIGKYIYCFLTKEQGEKQPSRLTPSFLKEHGF; encoded by the coding sequence ATGTTTACGGGGATAATTGAAGAAGTAGGCACCGTTCAGTCATTAAGCAAAAAATCAGCGGATGCTATGGAAATTGTCATTAAGTGTAGCCGTGTACTCGAAGATGTCCATCTTGGAGATAGCATTGCGATCAATGGTGTATGTCTCACAGTTACCAGCTATACTAAAGCACAGTTCGCAGCAGATGTAATGCCAGAGACGGTCAAAGCGACATCGCTAGATCAGCTGACATCAGGTAGTCCAGTGAATTTAGAACGGGCCATGTCCTCGAATGGACGATTCGGCGGCCATTTTGTCTCAGGTCATGTTGACGGAACGGCAGTCATTACCCGAATAGAAAAGAAAAGTAATGCCATTTACTATGATTTAGAGATGGACAAGGCCCTCACAGACATGCTCACGCAAAAGGGTTCAATCGCAATTGATGGTGTCAGCTTAACCATTTTTGATTTGCGAGATTCACACGTCACAGTCTCTATTATTCCTCATACGCTTGAAGGAACTATTTTCCCGACTAAATCTATGGGAGAGATTGCGAATATAGAGTGTGACATGATCGGTAAATATATTTACTGCTTTTTAACAAAAGAACAAGGTGAAAAGCAGCCATCCCGATTGACCCCATCATTTTTAAAAGAGCACGGATTCTAG
- a CDS encoding DUF2164 domain-containing protein, which yields MKPLTKEEKNQMMIAIQRYFAEEREEEIGELAAINILEFITKHLGSYYYNQGVRDSRNIAVQRSQLLEEDLFALEKRI from the coding sequence TTGAAACCACTAACAAAAGAAGAGAAAAATCAAATGATGATTGCCATTCAGCGTTACTTTGCCGAAGAACGAGAAGAAGAGATTGGTGAATTAGCAGCCATCAACATATTAGAATTTATCACAAAACATCTTGGAAGCTACTATTATAATCAAGGGGTTCGTGACAGCCGGAACATCGCTGTTCAGAGATCACAATTGTTAGAGGAAGATCTATTCGCACTAGAGAAAAGAATATAA
- a CDS encoding TetR/AcrR family transcriptional regulator: MVRQREFDEEKALDEAMLLFWEKGYKATTLRDLTAKMGIQRPSLYSAFGDKEDLFEAALRKYTNRHAVHIRKKLQNNLSTKEAFHTLFAELVEEEYGDGLSKGCFCINTIVELAPHEKKFEILTREHQMYLSVIFEEKIVQGIRSGELESRLNAKALAQALVVSFIGLTVLMKSRPERSFVDDSVATILSILK; this comes from the coding sequence ATGGTTCGTCAACGGGAATTTGATGAGGAAAAAGCGTTAGATGAGGCCATGTTGCTTTTTTGGGAGAAGGGATATAAGGCCACTACACTAAGGGATTTGACGGCGAAAATGGGAATACAGCGACCGAGCTTATACTCAGCGTTTGGAGACAAAGAGGACTTATTTGAAGCAGCATTACGCAAATATACAAATCGGCATGCAGTTCATATACGAAAAAAACTTCAAAACAATCTATCTACAAAGGAAGCATTTCATACATTATTTGCTGAATTAGTAGAAGAGGAATATGGAGATGGGCTGAGTAAGGGGTGCTTCTGCATTAATACAATAGTGGAGCTTGCTCCCCACGAAAAGAAATTTGAAATTCTTACAAGAGAGCATCAGATGTATCTTTCGGTCATTTTTGAAGAAAAAATTGTACAAGGTATTCGCTCGGGTGAGCTCGAAAGCAGACTGAATGCCAAAGCCCTAGCACAGGCGCTGGTCGTTTCTTTCATTGGACTTACCGTCCTCATGAAATCTCGTCCAGAGCGTTCATTTGTAGATGATTCTGTAGCCACGATACTATCCATTTTGAAATAA
- a CDS encoding MFS transporter gives MKKEKMTSGEHPDLETTHLQIGTRSTMTRYMALLFATACGMAVANIYFAQPLLDSLASEFGISYSSIGIVITITQLCYALGLLLIVPLGDLFNQRRLIITQMLVSVLSLTLVGIAPTAIVLFIGLAAVGLLAVVTQVLVAFAATWAAPEERGRIVGLVQSGIVIGILLARTFAGVLTDLAGWRSVYLVSAVMMLTITGVLYRYLPRAGSERASISYVNLLTSMFTLFRQERILRIRGILGFLIFVVFGTLWTSLVLPLSTSPYNLTHTAIGAFGLAGAAGALGATRAGSLADRGLGQLTTCIALVLLLVSWFFIFSTEYSLILLIIGIIILDLSVQAVHVTNQSMIFTVRPEARSRLTAAYMIFYSIGSATGSIVSTSIYANGGWSGVCLFGASISALALLYWMITYRLTEQITRKSDLNIKKHRN, from the coding sequence ATGAAAAAAGAAAAAATGACCTCCGGTGAACACCCTGATCTGGAAACGACTCATCTACAAATAGGCACCAGATCTACGATGACTCGTTATATGGCACTGCTGTTTGCGACAGCTTGCGGGATGGCAGTTGCAAACATATACTTTGCACAACCATTATTAGACTCCCTCGCCTCTGAGTTTGGTATTAGCTATTCATCCATTGGCATCGTCATTACGATTACTCAGCTTTGTTATGCGCTGGGACTGCTACTGATCGTACCACTTGGTGATTTGTTCAATCAACGGCGTCTCATCATTACTCAGATGCTAGTATCCGTGTTATCTCTCACTCTAGTCGGCATTGCCCCTACCGCCATCGTCCTGTTCATAGGACTTGCTGCGGTTGGACTGCTTGCAGTGGTCACTCAGGTACTCGTAGCATTCGCAGCGACATGGGCTGCCCCTGAAGAACGCGGACGTATCGTGGGCTTGGTCCAAAGTGGGATTGTGATTGGTATTCTTCTCGCACGAACGTTTGCCGGTGTGCTAACCGATCTTGCTGGCTGGAGATCTGTCTATCTCGTTTCTGCCGTTATGATGCTCACCATAACTGGCGTGTTGTACCGGTATCTCCCGCGTGCTGGTAGCGAGAGAGCCTCAATATCCTATGTGAACCTACTCACTTCCATGTTTACATTGTTCAGACAAGAACGAATTCTACGTATCCGTGGAATACTAGGTTTTCTAATTTTTGTCGTGTTTGGTACGCTGTGGACTTCGCTCGTGCTGCCACTCAGCACCTCGCCATACAATCTTACACATACGGCGATTGGTGCATTTGGTCTTGCTGGAGCTGCCGGAGCATTAGGTGCTACACGGGCTGGAAGCCTTGCTGATCGAGGCTTAGGACAATTAACAACGTGCATAGCCCTTGTTCTATTACTCGTTTCATGGTTTTTTATCTTTTCCACTGAATATTCACTTATTTTATTAATCATCGGTATTATCATTCTTGACCTCTCTGTGCAGGCAGTACATGTGACCAATCAGAGTATGATTTTCACAGTGCGGCCTGAAGCGAGAAGCCGGCTTACCGCTGCTTATATGATTTTTTACTCTATCGGCAGTGCGACCGGTTCCATTGTTTCAACCAGCATATACGCAAATGGTGGCTGGAGCGGGGTATGCCTATTTGGTGCCTCTATTAGCGCCTTAGCCCTTTTATATTGGATGATCACCTACCGCCTCACGGAACAAATAACCAGAAAATCAGATTTAAACATAAAAAAACACCGCAATTAA
- a CDS encoding peptidylprolyl isomerase has protein sequence MAKKGYIQLTNGKKIEFELYPEAAPGTVANFEKLANEGFYDGLKFHRVIPGFVSQGGDPNGNGTGGPGYTIKCETEGNPHQHERGSLSMAHAGKDTGGSQFFIVHDPQPHLNGVHTVFGKVTSGIEAVLDMEQGQGMEKVEVVDA, from the coding sequence ATGGCGAAAAAAGGATACATACAACTAACGAATGGAAAGAAAATTGAGTTTGAACTTTACCCAGAGGCTGCTCCAGGTACAGTAGCAAACTTTGAGAAATTAGCGAATGAAGGCTTCTATGATGGATTGAAATTCCACCGTGTAATCCCTGGTTTCGTAAGCCAAGGCGGCGATCCAAATGGTAATGGAACTGGTGGTCCTGGTTACACAATTAAATGTGAAACAGAAGGAAACCCACATCAACACGAAAGAGGTTCATTATCAATGGCGCATGCTGGTAAAGACACAGGCGGCAGCCAATTCTTTATCGTACATGACCCGCAGCCGCACTTAAACGGTGTTCACACTGTTTTTGGTAAAGTAACATCTGGTATCGAGGCTGTTCTTGACATGGAACAAGGCCAAGGGATGGAAAAAGTCGAAGTTGTCGATGCTTAA
- a CDS encoding DUF1002 domain-containing protein codes for MFKKTMLGMMAALLFLIGAPKVSLADAAVGDVIVTLGQDLTPADRQKVLDELNPPENATKIEVTNKEEHEYLGKYIPRSSIGTRALSSSSITIEKSGTGLTVDTHNIKTITDEMYLNALMTAGVKDAKVVVTAPFEVSGTAALTGLLKAYEVSSDKAIPEDVKQVANEELVTTSKLGDSIGKDNASALIAKIKDDIAKNGVPKTTKEVEEKVDQAASDLNLNLTQEQKDQLVSLFDKMKNINIDWNQVGSQIDKAKDKITKFIESDEGKNLLQKIWDFFVSIWNAIVSVFTGGK; via the coding sequence ATGTTTAAAAAAACAATGCTTGGTATGATGGCAGCGCTCCTTTTCTTAATTGGTGCGCCAAAAGTCAGCTTAGCGGATGCAGCTGTCGGCGATGTCATCGTCACACTTGGGCAAGACTTAACTCCGGCTGATCGCCAGAAGGTGCTTGACGAGTTGAATCCACCTGAAAATGCGACAAAAATTGAAGTAACCAATAAAGAAGAGCATGAATATTTAGGAAAGTATATCCCTCGTTCTTCTATCGGAACGAGAGCATTATCATCTTCATCTATCACCATTGAAAAATCGGGTACCGGTTTGACTGTTGATACACACAACATCAAGACCATTACAGATGAGATGTATTTAAATGCTTTAATGACAGCTGGTGTTAAGGATGCCAAGGTTGTCGTGACTGCGCCATTTGAGGTTTCTGGTACAGCTGCACTGACAGGTCTTTTAAAAGCCTATGAAGTGTCAAGCGACAAAGCGATTCCAGAAGATGTGAAGCAGGTTGCAAACGAAGAGCTTGTGACAACTTCTAAATTGGGTGACTCCATCGGGAAAGACAATGCTTCTGCCCTTATTGCAAAAATCAAAGATGACATTGCAAAAAATGGTGTCCCTAAAACAACAAAAGAAGTAGAAGAGAAAGTGGATCAGGCTGCTTCTGATTTAAACTTAAATCTTACACAGGAGCAAAAAGATCAACTTGTCTCGCTATTTGATAAAATGAAGAACATCAATATCGATTGGAACCAAGTCGGTTCTCAAATCGATAAAGCAAAAGACAAGATTACAAAATTCATAGAATCAGATGAAGGGAAAAACCTTCTTCAAAAGATTTGGGATTTCTTTGTCTCCATTTGGAACGCGATCGTCTCTGTATTTACTGGAGGAAAATAA